A genomic region of Nostoc sp. UHCC 0702 contains the following coding sequences:
- a CDS encoding HetP family heterocyst commitment protein, with product MNQDIAGISNNFNQKINPEQFDQIVEAILAGKYSWACVLILRLAGYNPLHYIPYRTYNRLLKENSQANKSPQHADESIKSVQESAGKKSDTNVATNCLGKIKDLTYLDVVGKKTEIRGSSLDQLLAKQIH from the coding sequence ATGAATCAAGACATTGCCGGCATTAGTAACAACTTCAATCAAAAGATCAATCCTGAACAATTTGACCAAATAGTTGAGGCGATTTTGGCCGGAAAGTATTCCTGGGCATGTGTTTTAATACTACGTTTGGCTGGCTACAATCCTTTACACTACATTCCCTACCGCACCTATAACAGATTGCTCAAAGAAAACTCTCAAGCGAATAAATCGCCCCAACATGCTGATGAAAGTATAAAATCTGTCCAAGAATCTGCTGGGAAAAAATCTGATACCAATGTTGCAACAAATTGCTTAGGTAAAATAAAAGACCTTACTTATCTGGATGTGGTAGGGAAAAAAACAGAAATACGCGGTAGCAGTTTGGATCAGCTGTTAGCAAAACAAATTCATTAA